One genomic region from Anabaena sp. PCC 7108 encodes:
- a CDS encoding response regulator, translated as MTNSELIESHNLLNEFKSCTQLQYNGKLSIKSSKGRQWAFYYRLGRLVWATGGTHPFRRWRRQMAQHCPHVDLDKIRCRDEDIAIDYWDYNLLDILYKRQKIQREQIQAIVENTIAELFFDLAQEVDFASVTSNLSQDVILDMPMSFTSADMSIKQMQDSWAIWSKVGLANVSPNSSPVLRRPEQLQQMVSPSVYKNFVSLINGKYTLRELGVKMRQDVMPIARSLLPYILKGIIELVEVPDAPLQVSEVENSTPRQPKNKIAPLVACVDDSPLVCKMLEDIITSNGLRFIKIEDAVQALPILIQHKPDLIFLDLVMPIASGYEICTQLRRIPTFSNTPVIILTGNDGLLDRVRAKVVGSTDFISKPIVSERVMGVIRKYVSMQAGSTVKNTANLEVSS; from the coding sequence ATGACCAACTCAGAACTCATAGAATCTCATAACTTATTAAATGAGTTTAAAAGCTGCACTCAATTACAATACAACGGAAAATTAAGCATTAAGAGTTCCAAGGGACGACAATGGGCTTTCTACTATCGTCTGGGCAGGTTAGTTTGGGCGACAGGGGGAACTCATCCTTTCAGGCGTTGGCGCAGACAAATGGCTCAACACTGTCCTCATGTCGATTTAGATAAAATCCGTTGTCGGGATGAAGACATCGCTATCGATTACTGGGACTATAACCTCTTAGATATCTTATACAAAAGACAGAAAATTCAAAGGGAACAAATTCAAGCTATTGTCGAAAACACAATTGCAGAACTTTTTTTTGATTTAGCACAGGAAGTAGATTTTGCATCTGTAACGTCTAATCTTAGCCAGGACGTTATTTTAGATATGCCAATGAGCTTCACGAGTGCAGATATGTCTATAAAACAGATGCAAGATTCATGGGCAATTTGGTCAAAGGTAGGTTTGGCTAATGTTTCTCCTAATTCATCACCAGTGTTACGGAGACCAGAACAACTTCAGCAAATGGTCAGTCCATCTGTATACAAAAACTTTGTTAGTTTAATTAATGGCAAATATACTCTGCGAGAGCTAGGTGTAAAAATGAGGCAGGATGTCATGCCGATTGCTCGTTCCTTGCTTCCCTATATTCTTAAAGGAATTATTGAATTAGTAGAAGTCCCAGATGCACCTTTACAAGTTAGTGAAGTTGAGAATTCTACACCTAGACAGCCCAAAAATAAAATTGCTCCCTTGGTGGCTTGTGTTGATGATAGTCCCCTGGTTTGTAAAATGTTAGAAGATATCATCACTTCTAATGGACTAAGGTTTATCAAGATCGAAGATGCTGTACAAGCTTTGCCTATTTTGATTCAGCACAAACCTGACTTGATTTTCTTAGATTTAGTGATGCCAATAGCCAGTGGCTACGAAATCTGCACTCAATTGCGACGCATTCCTACCTTCAGTAATACACCAGTAATTATCTTAACTGGCAATGATGGTCTTTTAGATAGAGTTCGCGCTAAGGTAGTCGGTTCTACCGATTTTATATCCAAACCGATAGTCTCTGAGCGAGTTATGGGTGTAATACGTAAATACGTATCAATGCAGGCTGGCTCAACAGTTAAAAACACAGCAAATTTAGAAGTTTCCAGTTAA
- a CDS encoding response regulator transcription factor — translation MSTVLVVEDGLTDMEIISRYLQQAGYSVVCATSSEEAQEKIDINKPDVILLDVILPGKSGYEICRELQNNPITSQIPVVFCSTKNSEVDKIWGNMLGAKAYLSKPVDREELEITLRKLINK, via the coding sequence ATGAGTACTGTTTTAGTTGTTGAAGATGGCTTGACTGATATGGAAATTATTAGCCGTTACTTGCAACAGGCAGGCTATTCTGTAGTTTGTGCGACAAGTAGTGAAGAGGCACAAGAAAAAATTGACATTAATAAGCCAGATGTCATATTACTGGATGTGATTTTACCCGGTAAAAGTGGGTATGAAATTTGCCGAGAACTACAAAATAATCCCATTACTAGCCAAATACCAGTGGTTTTTTGCTCTACAAAAAACAGTGAAGTAGATAAGATTTGGGGGAATATGTTAGGTGCTAAAGCTTATCTATCAAAACCAGTAGATAGAGAAGAATTAGAAATAACTCTGAGAAAATTAATCAATAAGTAG
- a CDS encoding chemotaxis protein CheW: protein METREKFLSFHLGVRDTAVISLHHITEVLRISMTEICGVPQMPNCVLGIYSWRGEMLWLVDLEEMLGYPPVLQSSNLLSKMMAVVLENEGKYLGLLVRQLTDIESLDTQQMKTPSPDLFHSAISPFLQGYFTNGSEEMIFNLDALAILKSPMWGSHN from the coding sequence TTGGAGACAAGAGAAAAATTTTTAAGTTTTCATTTGGGAGTCAGAGATACAGCAGTAATTTCCTTACACCACATCACCGAAGTATTACGAATATCAATGACAGAAATATGTGGAGTTCCACAAATGCCAAATTGTGTATTAGGTATTTATAGTTGGCGTGGGGAAATGCTTTGGCTGGTTGATTTAGAAGAAATGTTAGGTTATCCACCTGTTTTACAAAGTTCAAATTTACTCTCAAAAATGATGGCAGTTGTGTTAGAAAATGAGGGTAAATATCTGGGTCTTTTGGTACGCCAATTGACAGATATTGAATCGCTAGATACCCAGCAAATGAAAACACCGTCTCCTGATCTATTTCATTCAGCAATATCACCGTTCTTACAGGGATATTTTACTAATGGTTCAGAGGAGATGATTTTTAATTTAGATGCTTTAGCTATTCTTAAATCGCCCATGTGGGGAAGTCATAACTAA
- a CDS encoding GAF domain-containing protein, whose amino-acid sequence MTTLYQNSEDRGNIFAEVEKPDKPNGNKDLNVSNAITQEFKAWRQRFQDITTQMRQVPDMETLLQVTSAQIRDKIGSDRVLIYQFTNSDSGTVLAESRTTGWTPSLGENLPAILFGLYTSQDYVEPILIDDINQIQVTPYQKQLLDKFQVKASLSLPIFVGTKVWGLLVVHSCGLSRQWQEAETTLLAQIATEITYRLQSFKLQKELQQSTLAKQSVAKVISKILQQPDVDKIFQTTTQEVRQLLKCDRVGVYRFNPDWSGQFVSEAVGNNWTKVVTPDYKMVWEDTHLQETKGGRYANGETFVVNDIYKIGHAQCHVEILEQFDTKAYVIAPIFSGEKLWGLLAAYQNTGAREWQDWEVSFLTQIGLQFGVAISQGEYLEQVRKQSEQLAQIAKQEKALTKIVNRIRQSSELEEIFKTTTQEARQALKCDRIAIYQFNPDWSGNFVAESVGSGWVKLVGSSINTLVEDTFLQETKGARFGKGESLWVNDIYQENLTPCYLELLEQFEAKAYINVPIFFGEKLWGLLAAYQNSEPREWQISEVNFLTQIALQFNLAKSQIDYLQTVRLKTEELAQIAEQEKTINKIVNRIRQSLDVEEIFKTTTQEIRQALKCDRVAVYKFNPDWGGEFVYESVATGWTKLVGPNIKTVLDDTYLQDTKGGRYAKGETFVVNDTYTIGLAPCHIAILEQFEAKSYIIVPIFLGEDLWGLLAVYQNSGPREWKTSEVNFLQQIGLQFSLAKSQVDYIEQVQLQSQEISQLAEQEKTVNKIVNRIRQSLDLEDIFKTATQEVRQSLRCDRVAIYCFNPNWGGQFVAESVANGWIKVATSDFKMVWEDSYLQETQGGRYVKGESFVVNDIYQAGHAQCHLEILEQVEAKAYIIVPIFYGEKLWGLLAAYQNSGTRQWQPREVSFLEQIGLQISLAKSQIDYLEQVQSKSEKLAQIAEQEKSITKIVNRIRQSLEVAEIFKTTTQEVRQLLKCDRTAVYQFTSDWGGEFVAESVVSGWVKLVGPGIKTVLNDPCLQSNEGGRYQKGDTLIVNDIYKATLDPCYIEIIEKYEARAYIITPILFGEKLWGLMAAYQNSGTREWEESEINLLTRIGDQLGIALQQAEYLQQVQAQSSKLAEAAQREKAAKELLQQRSIQLLRAIAPALSGDLTVRAPITEDELGTIADAYNGTLQALQQIVIQVQAASQQVAQTSINSNSSLVGLTDLAKEQSDEITQALSDIQQMVDSTQAVVANAQLVQVALQQANKTVDSGDTAMNQTVNAIQAIRETVAQTSKKIKRLSESSQKISKVVNLISNFATQTNVLALNAAIEATRAGEYGKGFAVVADEVRSLSRQSAAATIEIEKLVQEIQTETGEVAVAMETGIQQVVEGTNLVSETRQNLNAIVSATAEISQLIERITEATQKQMSQSVTVTASMNDVASIANKTFGESQEIAIVFQNLSGMAQDLLTTASKFKVK is encoded by the coding sequence ATGACAACTTTATATCAAAATAGTGAAGATAGAGGAAATATTTTTGCAGAAGTAGAAAAACCAGACAAACCAAATGGTAATAAGGATTTAAATGTATCCAATGCAATTACTCAAGAATTTAAAGCCTGGCGGCAGCGATTTCAAGATATAACAACCCAAATGCGTCAAGTTCCAGATATGGAAACTTTGCTGCAAGTAACATCTGCACAAATCAGAGATAAAATTGGTAGCGATCGCGTCTTGATTTATCAATTTACTAACTCTGATTCTGGAACCGTTTTAGCAGAATCAAGAACCACAGGCTGGACACCATCTCTAGGCGAAAATTTACCAGCCATTTTGTTTGGTTTATATACCAGTCAAGATTATGTCGAACCGATATTAATTGATGACATTAATCAAATACAAGTTACTCCTTATCAAAAGCAACTACTGGATAAATTTCAAGTTAAAGCTAGTTTAAGTTTGCCAATTTTTGTTGGTACTAAAGTATGGGGTTTACTGGTAGTGCATAGTTGTGGGTTATCTCGTCAGTGGCAAGAGGCAGAAACCACACTACTAGCTCAAATCGCTACAGAAATTACCTACAGATTGCAGAGTTTTAAATTACAAAAAGAATTACAGCAGTCTACCTTAGCCAAGCAATCAGTAGCAAAAGTTATTAGCAAGATTTTACAACAGCCAGATGTCGATAAAATCTTTCAAACCACCACTCAAGAAGTCCGTCAATTATTGAAATGTGATCGCGTTGGTGTTTATCGATTTAACCCAGATTGGAGTGGCCAATTTGTCTCCGAGGCAGTAGGCAATAATTGGACAAAAGTCGTCACTCCTGATTATAAAATGGTTTGGGAAGATACCCATTTACAAGAAACCAAAGGTGGTCGATATGCCAATGGAGAAACCTTTGTTGTTAATGACATTTATAAAATAGGTCATGCTCAATGTCACGTTGAGATTTTAGAGCAGTTTGACACCAAAGCTTATGTCATTGCGCCCATCTTCTCTGGGGAAAAATTGTGGGGTTTATTGGCAGCTTATCAAAATACTGGGGCGCGGGAATGGCAAGACTGGGAAGTTAGCTTTTTAACGCAGATTGGTTTACAATTTGGTGTGGCTATCTCCCAAGGAGAATATCTAGAACAAGTGCGGAAACAATCTGAACAGCTCGCGCAGATTGCCAAACAAGAAAAAGCTTTAACTAAGATTGTTAACCGGATTCGTCAATCTTCAGAATTAGAAGAAATCTTCAAAACCACCACTCAAGAAGCCCGTCAAGCCCTCAAATGCGATCGCATCGCCATATATCAATTCAACCCAGACTGGAGTGGCAATTTCGTCGCTGAATCAGTAGGATCTGGATGGGTAAAACTGGTAGGTTCTAGTATTAATACCCTAGTGGAAGACACCTTCTTACAAGAAACCAAGGGCGCTAGGTTTGGAAAAGGTGAAAGCTTGTGGGTAAATGACATCTACCAAGAAAATCTTACCCCCTGCTACTTGGAACTATTAGAGCAATTTGAAGCCAAAGCTTATATCAACGTCCCCATCTTCTTTGGAGAGAAATTGTGGGGTTTGTTGGCAGCTTATCAAAATTCTGAACCTCGGGAATGGCAAATCTCAGAAGTCAACTTTTTGACTCAAATTGCCTTGCAGTTTAACCTAGCAAAATCCCAAATAGATTATCTGCAAACAGTCCGCTTAAAAACTGAAGAACTAGCACAGATAGCCGAACAAGAAAAAACTATCAACAAGATAGTCAACCGCATTCGTCAATCTTTAGATGTAGAAGAAATCTTCAAAACTACAACTCAAGAAATCCGCCAAGCCCTAAAGTGCGATCGCGTTGCAGTCTATAAATTTAACCCTGATTGGGGTGGTGAATTTGTATATGAATCAGTAGCTACTGGTTGGACAAAATTAGTCGGGCCAAATATCAAAACTGTCTTAGATGACACTTACTTACAAGACACAAAAGGCGGTAGATATGCCAAAGGTGAAACCTTCGTAGTTAACGACACCTATACAATCGGTCTTGCCCCCTGCCACATTGCCATTTTAGAACAGTTTGAAGCCAAGTCTTACATAATTGTGCCTATCTTCTTGGGTGAAGATTTGTGGGGATTACTGGCAGTTTATCAAAATTCTGGACCCCGTGAATGGAAAACTTCAGAAGTCAACTTCTTACAGCAAATTGGCTTGCAATTTAGCCTAGCTAAATCACAGGTAGATTATATAGAACAAGTGCAGTTGCAATCTCAAGAAATAAGTCAACTGGCTGAACAAGAAAAAACAGTCAACAAAATAGTCAACCGCATCCGTCAATCTTTAGATTTAGAAGACATCTTCAAAACAGCTACTCAAGAAGTCCGCCAATCACTAAGATGCGATCGCGTCGCCATTTATTGCTTCAACCCAAATTGGGGTGGGCAATTTGTCGCCGAGTCTGTGGCTAATGGATGGATAAAAGTTGCTACATCCGACTTTAAAATGGTTTGGGAAGATAGCTACTTGCAAGAAACCCAAGGAGGTAGATACGTCAAAGGTGAAAGCTTTGTTGTTAATGACATTTATCAAGCAGGTCATGCTCAATGTCACCTGGAGATTTTAGAACAGGTTGAAGCCAAAGCTTACATCATAGTTCCTATCTTCTATGGAGAAAAACTATGGGGATTACTAGCTGCTTATCAAAACTCTGGAACTCGTCAATGGCAACCGAGAGAAGTGAGCTTTTTAGAGCAGATTGGTTTACAAATTAGTCTAGCAAAATCCCAGATAGATTATCTAGAACAAGTACAGTCCAAATCTGAAAAACTAGCTCAGATAGCTGAACAAGAAAAATCCATCACCAAGATAGTCAACCGTATTCGCCAATCCTTAGAAGTAGCAGAAATCTTCAAAACCACAACTCAAGAAGTTCGCCAACTTTTAAAATGCGATCGCACAGCCGTCTATCAATTCACATCTGATTGGGGTGGTGAATTTGTAGCTGAATCTGTAGTTAGCGGTTGGGTGAAACTAGTCGGACCAGGTATCAAAACCGTATTAAACGACCCTTGCCTACAAAGTAACGAAGGTGGTCGCTATCAAAAAGGCGACACATTAATTGTCAACGACATTTATAAAGCCACTCTTGATCCTTGCTACATCGAAATAATTGAAAAGTATGAAGCTAGAGCTTACATAATTACACCGATCTTATTTGGCGAAAAATTATGGGGCTTAATGGCTGCTTATCAAAACTCTGGAACTCGTGAATGGGAAGAATCGGAAATTAACTTATTAACAAGAATTGGAGATCAGTTAGGAATAGCTTTACAACAAGCAGAGTACTTACAACAAGTACAGGCACAATCATCCAAACTAGCAGAAGCAGCCCAGAGAGAAAAAGCCGCTAAAGAATTGCTACAACAACGTTCCATTCAACTGCTCAGAGCGATCGCACCTGCACTTAGTGGTGATTTAACAGTCCGCGCCCCCATTACAGAAGATGAATTAGGGACAATTGCCGATGCCTACAATGGCACTCTGCAAGCATTACAGCAAATTGTTATTCAGGTACAAGCAGCTTCTCAACAAGTTGCCCAAACCTCTATCAATAGCAATTCATCACTAGTAGGATTGACTGATTTAGCCAAAGAACAGTCTGACGAAATCACCCAAGCCTTAAGCGATATTCAACAGATGGTAGATTCTACCCAAGCAGTAGTAGCAAACGCGCAATTAGTGCAAGTAGCCTTACAACAAGCCAACAAAACTGTAGATTCTGGTGATACCGCCATGAACCAAACAGTAAATGCCATTCAAGCCATTCGTGAAACTGTCGCCCAAACCAGCAAAAAGATTAAACGCCTCAGTGAATCATCACAAAAAATCTCCAAAGTGGTGAATTTGATTAGCAACTTTGCGACACAAACAAACGTACTGGCTTTAAATGCGGCGATTGAAGCTACTCGCGCCGGCGAATATGGCAAAGGCTTTGCAGTGGTAGCAGATGAAGTTCGTTCCTTGTCTCGTCAGTCAGCAGCAGCAACCATTGAAATAGAAAAATTAGTTCAGGAGATTCAAACAGAAACTGGAGAAGTTGCTGTGGCAATGGAAACAGGTATTCAGCAAGTAGTAGAAGGAACAAACTTAGTTAGTGAAACCCGTCAAAACTTGAACGCCATCGTTTCTGCAACGGCGGAAATTAGTCAACTTATTGAGCGGATTACTGAAGCAACTCAAAAACAAATGAGTCAATCTGTAACAGTAACAGCATCAATGAATGATGTAGCCTCAATTGCTAATAAGACCTTTGGTGAATCTCAAGAAATTGCCATTGTTTTCCAAAATTTATCAGGAATGGCACAAGATTTATTAACAACAGCTAGTAAGTTCAAAGTTAAGTAA
- a CDS encoding hybrid sensor histidine kinase/response regulator, with product MITDTEIREQGYAYFLAETPELLQAIEQDLFTLAESYSIAKVHNLMRATHTIKGGAATVGLDTIKMIAHSLEDVFKALYSPDVVINTELQTLLLEGYECLQLAVTAELTASNINSEELLQRATSVFAQLQTKLGDAFGAESHIPTSEELGFDIVQSIFEVGVKQRLESISEALLQSLNNEELTEVLHSQLDVFLGLAESLNLPGLKELACTIMSALEANPQKAHQIAEIALADLQESQKAVLAGDRISGGSPSLALQTLAKATEQESAITPANSSLVRVPKNQSFIVPTTKSFATQFFSLTTEFYQFLIISDGKNNENLKAANAKYTLKVIRYIFGWFNHQRDIPEAKLSLNLLIPQISLNNNPLSYIENWLEQFLAFVEDEKDSHNLCLYRRGVVLIILLDLARFEYSVAKNDSVISIIQNLKKQIRQVGNEYKNYPPVNEQEKKWLDHPKLQELLVIKEIFPLIDHPTDDSLLESIWGGETLLDINNEAIITQTVEDIKNDHYLESVTSSVVSDQVFTNLSEVGIEIVADNTIEVNKQIGDQSPNSANKNSRQPAFVRVDVDGLQRLNYLAGELLIYQKRRTLYDEQIIDLVERLSQQLSKHKLILNQLRDLPLQGNNFSVEKTQKVSAVQFDVLEMDVYTEFNLTLHEALEENLQLEETAESLELLIKQSSQISEKKHNLTLSIIDNLVEARMLPLGTILNRFPQMVNKLGNVYAKLVELKLTGTQVLIDKAIAEKLYDPLLQLVRNAFDHGIEAPQIRRDLGKNEQGLIEICAYHQGSQTVIEVRDDGQGLNLESIRKRAIELNLVPGDYDNQGYLHNLTESELIEMMFSPGFSTAGRVSEISGRGMGLDIVRTQLHSLNGLISVQSSPHQGTTFILKIPFSMTTDKLMLVQAGGIVYALLLDSIEKILIPSEQQIKEFEGKQILHWHSGEDEIMVSLLKLSNLMYYNGSLVGSYLNTIPITPDTEIMKNPVLLLRRNQGIVGLEVDQIIGEQELVIRPLGNAIIPPKYIYGCSSLANGNLILIIDGTLLVDSQEMQATLDVRRLPTTPVSKKPALPMSKDTIESIPLLAESTSRNSKETQPISHVGITNKLPKVVLVIDDAISVRQTISLTLQKCGYQVIQAQNGVEALEQLHLHPEIEVIVSDLEMPRMNGFELLSHIRQNPDLAKKPVVVLTSRSSEKHRQLAQELGATAYLTKPYLEHEFISTVDSLANKSTEDLTQVTMTIAR from the coding sequence ATGATTACAGACACGGAAATTCGAGAACAGGGATATGCTTATTTTCTAGCTGAAACCCCAGAACTATTACAAGCAATTGAACAGGATTTATTTACTTTAGCAGAAAGTTATAGTATTGCTAAAGTCCATAACTTAATGCGAGCAACTCACACAATTAAAGGTGGAGCAGCTACTGTTGGCTTAGATACTATCAAGATGATAGCCCACTCTCTCGAAGATGTATTTAAGGCTCTATATAGTCCAGATGTAGTCATAAATACTGAATTGCAAACACTCTTATTAGAAGGTTACGAATGTCTTCAATTAGCTGTCACCGCAGAACTGACTGCAAGTAATATCAATAGCGAAGAACTTCTCCAGCGGGCAACTTCCGTATTTGCACAACTACAAACAAAATTAGGTGATGCTTTTGGGGCTGAATCTCATATTCCTACTTCTGAAGAATTGGGATTTGATATTGTTCAATCTATCTTTGAAGTAGGAGTAAAACAACGGTTAGAGAGTATTTCTGAAGCTCTACTTCAGTCACTCAATAATGAAGAATTAACAGAGGTTTTACATTCTCAACTTGATGTATTTCTGGGTTTGGCAGAATCGTTAAATCTACCTGGTTTAAAAGAACTTGCTTGTACAATTATGTCCGCTTTGGAAGCCAATCCCCAAAAAGCGCACCAAATTGCTGAAATTGCCTTAGCTGATTTACAAGAATCACAAAAAGCAGTTTTAGCAGGCGATCGCATTTCTGGTGGTTCACCTTCTTTAGCTTTGCAAACACTGGCAAAAGCCACAGAACAGGAATCAGCTATTACACCTGCTAATAGTTCATTAGTTAGAGTTCCGAAAAACCAGTCTTTTATTGTACCCACAACCAAATCTTTTGCCACCCAATTTTTCAGCCTGACGACGGAGTTCTACCAATTTTTAATTATCTCTGATGGTAAAAATAATGAGAATTTAAAAGCAGCAAATGCCAAATATACATTAAAAGTAATTCGCTATATTTTTGGCTGGTTTAATCACCAGCGCGACATACCAGAAGCTAAACTAAGTTTAAATTTGCTGATTCCTCAAATCAGTCTCAATAATAATCCACTCAGTTATATTGAAAATTGGTTAGAGCAATTTCTAGCCTTTGTCGAAGATGAAAAAGATAGCCATAACCTCTGTCTTTATCGTCGAGGTGTAGTTTTAATTATTCTCCTTGACTTAGCCAGATTTGAATATTCAGTTGCAAAAAATGATAGTGTTATCTCTATCATCCAAAACCTCAAAAAGCAGATTCGGCAAGTAGGAAATGAATATAAAAACTATCCTCCAGTAAATGAGCAAGAAAAAAAATGGCTTGATCACCCTAAGCTACAAGAATTGCTAGTTATTAAAGAAATATTTCCCCTCATAGATCATCCAACTGACGATAGTCTACTCGAATCTATATGGGGAGGAGAAACTCTCTTAGATATTAATAACGAAGCTATTATCACCCAGACAGTAGAAGATATTAAAAATGATCATTATTTAGAAAGTGTTACATCTTCAGTAGTCAGTGATCAGGTATTTACAAATCTTTCTGAAGTGGGCATAGAAATTGTTGCTGATAACACCATAGAAGTTAATAAGCAAATAGGAGATCAATCTCCCAACTCTGCCAACAAAAATTCTCGCCAACCTGCCTTTGTGCGAGTCGATGTAGATGGACTGCAACGTCTTAATTATTTAGCAGGAGAATTGCTAATTTACCAAAAACGTCGCACTTTATATGATGAACAGATTATAGACTTGGTGGAAAGATTAAGTCAGCAATTGAGCAAACATAAATTAATTTTGAATCAATTGCGCGATTTGCCATTGCAGGGAAATAATTTTTCTGTAGAAAAGACACAAAAAGTCTCTGCTGTGCAGTTTGATGTTCTAGAAATGGATGTCTATACAGAATTTAATCTGACATTACATGAAGCATTAGAAGAAAATTTACAGTTAGAAGAAACGGCTGAATCTCTGGAACTACTAATCAAACAATCTTCTCAAATCAGCGAGAAAAAACATAATCTAACTCTCAGCATCATAGATAATTTAGTAGAGGCAAGAATGTTACCTTTAGGAACTATCCTAAATCGCTTTCCTCAAATGGTAAATAAGTTAGGAAATGTTTATGCAAAACTCGTAGAATTAAAACTTACTGGCACACAAGTCCTCATAGATAAAGCCATTGCTGAAAAGTTGTATGATCCATTGTTACAACTAGTACGTAATGCTTTTGATCATGGTATTGAGGCTCCACAAATTCGCCGTGATCTTGGCAAAAATGAACAAGGTTTAATAGAAATTTGTGCCTATCATCAGGGAAGTCAAACTGTTATCGAAGTTCGAGATGATGGTCAAGGTTTAAATTTAGAAAGTATCCGCAAGAGAGCTATAGAACTTAATCTGGTTCCAGGTGATTATGACAACCAAGGATATTTGCATAATCTGACTGAATCTGAATTGATAGAAATGATGTTTTCACCTGGATTCTCCACTGCGGGTAGAGTAAGTGAAATTTCTGGACGTGGTATGGGATTAGATATTGTCCGTACTCAATTACACTCCCTCAATGGCTTGATTTCAGTTCAATCATCACCTCATCAAGGGACAACATTCATACTTAAAATCCCCTTTTCTATGACCACAGATAAATTAATGTTAGTCCAGGCAGGAGGTATTGTATATGCCTTACTGCTAGATAGTATCGAAAAAATATTAATTCCCTCTGAACAGCAAATCAAAGAGTTTGAAGGCAAACAAATTTTGCATTGGCATTCAGGTGAGGATGAAATTATGGTCAGTCTCCTGAAACTATCAAATTTGATGTATTATAATGGGTCACTTGTTGGCAGTTATTTAAACACTATACCCATTACTCCAGATACAGAAATAATGAAAAATCCTGTGCTTTTACTGCGGAGAAATCAAGGAATTGTGGGTTTAGAAGTTGACCAAATAATTGGTGAACAAGAATTGGTAATCCGACCTTTAGGAAATGCTATTATTCCACCAAAATATATTTATGGTTGTAGTAGCCTAGCTAATGGCAACCTTATTTTAATAATTGATGGGACTCTCCTGGTCGATTCTCAGGAGATGCAAGCAACACTTGATGTTAGGAGACTGCCAACAACTCCTGTATCTAAAAAACCAGCCTTGCCAATGTCAAAAGATACTATTGAATCTATACCTCTACTGGCTGAATCTACTTCCAGAAATAGTAAAGAAACTCAACCAATTTCTCATGTAGGAATAACTAACAAATTACCAAAAGTAGTTTTGGTCATAGATGATGCTATTAGTGTTCGACAAACTATTTCTCTGACTTTGCAAAAATGTGGTTATCAAGTAATACAAGCACAAAATGGGGTAGAAGCGCTTGAACAGTTGCATTTACATCCAGAAATTGAAGTTATTGTCTCTGATTTGGAAATGCCACGAATGAATGGATTTGAACTATTAAGTCATATCCGTCAAAACCCAGATTTAGCTAAAAAACCAGTTGTGGTTCTCACTTCTCGTAGTTCGGAAAAACATCGTCAGTTGGCTCAAGAATTGGGGGCAACGGCTTATTTAACTAAGCCTTATTTAGAGCATGAGTTTATCTCTACTGTTGATAGTTTAGCTAATAAAAGTACGGAAGATTTAACTCAGGTAACAATGACAATAGCTAGATAA